The proteins below are encoded in one region of Pontibacter deserti:
- the ispG gene encoding (E)-4-hydroxy-3-methylbut-2-enyl-diphosphate synthase, whose protein sequence is MNKNYCPSLTEYKRRKTRVVNIGVIPMGGDHPIRVQSMTTVDTMDTMGSVEQCIRMIEAGCEYIRITAPSIKEAENLKNIKEELHKRGYSVPLVADIHFTPNAAEVAARIVEKVRVNPGNYADKKKFEVIEYNDETYQAELNRIRERFVPLVRICKEHGTAMRIGTNHGSLSDRILSRYGDTPLGMVESALEFIRICEDEGYYNLVISMKASNTQVMVQAYRLLVQKLDEEGLQPYPLHLGVTEAGEAEDGRIKSAVGIGTLLEDGLGDTVRVSLTEAPEAEAPVAKALIDRYTHRAEKAQPIKPICNVPIDPFQYHRRETIEVENLGGQNVPRVIADLSRLTDVQYADLKCVGHLYSMLLDKFNMNDLGADYIYTGDNPITFMLPNGLKEILNYTSWLKADRSEHSHPLLTAEQYLANSERDHKLNFILATISDLTSELLEQLKTDGTAVLMLQTTNEHAMPELRKCFFRVMNNNVQVPCIIKRAYGQLTSDEVQLYASTDVGGLLIDGLGDGVMLGIELLPDQEKGAWLQTIDVLNKLSFGILQAARTRMSKTEYISCPSCGRTLFDLQETTAMIRKRTDHLKGVKIGIMGCIVNGPGEMADADYGYVGVGKDKIALYRGQTVVKKSVPADRAVDELIELIREDARWIEPVQMEE, encoded by the coding sequence ATGAACAAGAACTATTGCCCGAGCCTAACCGAATATAAACGCCGTAAAACACGCGTGGTAAACATTGGTGTCATACCGATGGGCGGCGATCACCCGATTAGGGTGCAGTCGATGACAACGGTTGATACGATGGATACCATGGGATCTGTGGAGCAGTGTATCCGCATGATCGAAGCTGGTTGCGAGTACATACGTATAACGGCGCCAAGTATAAAGGAAGCCGAAAACCTGAAGAACATAAAAGAGGAACTGCACAAGCGTGGCTATAGTGTACCTCTTGTTGCGGACATCCATTTTACACCGAATGCTGCCGAAGTTGCTGCCCGTATAGTTGAGAAAGTACGCGTGAACCCGGGTAACTACGCAGACAAAAAGAAATTCGAAGTAATAGAGTATAACGACGAAACGTATCAGGCTGAGCTTAACCGAATACGTGAGCGTTTTGTACCGTTGGTGCGCATCTGTAAAGAGCATGGTACCGCCATGCGAATCGGAACAAACCATGGCTCCTTGTCTGACAGAATTCTGAGTCGTTACGGAGATACCCCGCTGGGCATGGTAGAAAGTGCTCTGGAATTTATCCGCATCTGCGAAGATGAAGGTTACTATAACCTGGTTATTTCAATGAAGGCATCTAACACGCAGGTAATGGTGCAGGCCTATCGACTACTGGTGCAGAAACTGGATGAAGAAGGATTACAGCCTTACCCGCTACACTTAGGTGTTACAGAAGCCGGCGAAGCAGAAGATGGCCGTATTAAATCGGCTGTCGGCATTGGTACCTTGCTGGAAGATGGTTTAGGTGATACAGTGCGTGTTTCGTTAACAGAAGCGCCCGAAGCCGAAGCTCCCGTGGCCAAAGCCTTGATTGATCGATATACACATCGTGCTGAAAAGGCACAACCGATAAAGCCGATCTGTAATGTTCCGATTGACCCGTTCCAGTACCATCGTCGCGAAACAATTGAAGTGGAGAACCTGGGTGGGCAGAACGTGCCGCGTGTTATTGCAGATCTAAGCCGATTGACTGATGTACAGTATGCAGACCTGAAATGTGTAGGCCACCTGTATTCTATGTTGCTCGATAAGTTTAACATGAACGACCTGGGAGCTGACTACATCTATACCGGTGATAACCCGATCACCTTCATGCTGCCAAACGGCCTGAAAGAGATTCTGAACTATACTTCGTGGTTAAAAGCTGATAGAAGTGAACACAGCCATCCGCTTTTAACTGCTGAGCAATACCTGGCAAACTCCGAACGCGACCATAAGCTAAACTTTATACTTGCCACCATCAGTGATCTTACTTCTGAACTACTGGAGCAGTTAAAGACGGATGGAACAGCAGTGCTGATGTTGCAAACTACCAACGAGCATGCGATGCCTGAGCTTCGTAAATGTTTCTTCAGGGTAATGAATAATAACGTACAGGTGCCATGCATCATTAAACGTGCATATGGCCAATTGACTTCCGATGAAGTACAGCTTTATGCTTCTACTGATGTGGGAGGCTTACTAATTGACGGTTTGGGCGATGGTGTAATGCTGGGTATTGAACTGTTGCCGGATCAGGAAAAAGGTGCATGGCTGCAAACAATAGATGTACTGAACAAGCTAAGCTTTGGTATACTTCAGGCTGCCCGCACGCGCATGAGCAAAACAGAATACATCAGTTGCCCAAGCTGTGGCCGTACCCTGTTTGATCTGCAGGAAACAACTGCTATGATTCGTAAGCGAACCGACCACCTGAAAGGAGTAAAGATCGGAATTATGGGCTGTATAGTTAACGGACCCGGCGAAATGGCAGATGCTGATTATGGATATGTTGGCGTTGGAAAAGACAAGATTGCGCTGTATCGTGGGCAGACTGTAGTTAAAAAATCGGTGCCGGCTGACAGAGCTGTAGATGAATTAATAGAGCTGATACGTGAAGATGCGCGTTGGATTGAGCCGGTACAAATGGAAGAGTAA